The following are encoded together in the Streptomyces rapamycinicus NRRL 5491 genome:
- the rfbB gene encoding dTDP-glucose 4,6-dehydratase, which yields MRIVVTGGAGFIGSHFVRQTLTGAYPAWADAQVVVVDKLTYAGNEANLAEVADSPRLRFVRGDICDGELVGELLRDTDLVVHFAAESHVDRSISGAEEFVRTNVLGTHTLLNAAANAEVGKFVHISTDEVYGSIESGSWSEEDPLEPNSPYSASKASSDLLARAFHRTHGLPVCVTRCSNNYGPYQHPEKVIPLFVTNLMDGKPVPLYGDGGNVRDWLHVDDHCRGIALVAGNGRPGEVYNIGGGTELTNLELTERLLELLGADRSLIERVPDRKGHDRRYSVDIAKISAELGYRPGMSFENGLAETAKWYMTHRGWWEPLKKI from the coding sequence GTGCGCATAGTTGTGACCGGCGGCGCGGGCTTCATCGGCTCCCACTTCGTCCGGCAGACCTTGACAGGGGCGTACCCGGCCTGGGCGGACGCCCAGGTCGTGGTGGTCGACAAGCTCACCTACGCGGGCAACGAGGCCAACCTGGCCGAGGTCGCCGACAGCCCCCGGCTGCGCTTCGTGCGCGGTGACATCTGCGACGGCGAGCTCGTCGGCGAACTGCTGCGGGACACCGATCTGGTGGTCCACTTCGCCGCGGAATCGCATGTCGACCGCTCGATATCCGGCGCCGAGGAATTCGTGCGCACCAATGTGCTGGGTACCCACACCCTCCTCAACGCGGCCGCGAACGCGGAGGTCGGAAAGTTCGTCCACATCTCCACGGACGAGGTCTACGGCTCCATCGAAAGCGGCTCCTGGAGCGAGGAGGACCCCCTCGAACCCAACTCCCCGTATTCCGCCTCCAAAGCGTCCTCCGATCTCCTGGCCCGGGCCTTCCACCGCACCCATGGACTGCCCGTCTGTGTGACCCGCTGCTCCAACAACTACGGCCCTTACCAGCACCCCGAGAAGGTCATTCCGCTCTTTGTCACCAACCTCATGGACGGAAAACCGGTGCCGCTCTACGGCGACGGCGGGAACGTCCGGGACTGGCTGCACGTGGACGACCACTGCCGCGGTATCGCCCTGGTCGCCGGGAATGGCCGCCCGGGAGAGGTCTACAACATCGGCGGCGGCACCGAGCTGACCAATCTGGAGCTCACGGAACGGCTGCTCGAACTGCTCGGCGCCGACCGGTCCCTGATCGAGCGGGTGCCCGACCGAAAGGGCCATGACCGCCGTTACTCGGTGGACATCGCGAAAATCTCCGCGGAACTCGGCTACCGCCCCGGGATGTCGTTCGAGAACGGCCTCGCGGAAACCGCCAAGTGGTACATGACACACCGCGGTTGGTGGGAACCGCTCAAGAAGATATGA
- the rfbA gene encoding glucose-1-phosphate thymidylyltransferase RfbA translates to MKGIVLAGGSGTRLHPLTHAVSKQILPVYNKPMIYYPLSVLMLGGVREIQIISTPLHVELFRALLGDGGRLGLSIEYAEQPEANGIAEAFIIGAEFIGDDQVALVLGDNIFHGPGFSKMLHHEASHVDGCVLFGYGVKDPERYGVGEMDEQGRLISLEEKPAAPKSNLAITGLYLYDNDVVDIAKNVRPSARGELEITDVNRVYLERGKARLVGLGRGFAWLDTGTHDSLLQAGQYVQLLEQRQGVRIACLEEIAFRMGFIDAAACYELGAELSKTDYGQYLMDIAANNR, encoded by the coding sequence ATGAAGGGCATAGTCCTCGCCGGAGGAAGCGGTACCCGACTGCATCCTTTGACACATGCCGTGTCGAAGCAGATCCTTCCTGTCTACAACAAGCCGATGATCTATTACCCGCTGTCGGTGCTCATGCTCGGCGGCGTCAGGGAAATCCAGATCATCTCGACCCCGCTCCATGTGGAGCTGTTCCGCGCGCTTCTCGGCGACGGCGGCCGACTGGGTCTTTCGATCGAGTACGCCGAGCAGCCCGAGGCCAATGGAATCGCCGAGGCATTCATCATCGGAGCCGAGTTCATCGGCGACGACCAGGTGGCACTGGTCCTCGGCGACAATATCTTCCACGGACCCGGGTTTTCGAAGATGCTGCACCATGAGGCAAGTCATGTCGACGGCTGTGTGCTCTTCGGCTACGGAGTCAAGGACCCCGAGCGCTACGGCGTCGGGGAAATGGATGAGCAGGGCCGGTTGATCTCCCTCGAGGAGAAGCCGGCCGCCCCCAAATCCAATCTGGCCATCACCGGTCTGTATCTCTACGACAACGACGTCGTGGACATCGCCAAGAACGTACGGCCCTCCGCACGCGGCGAACTGGAGATCACCGACGTCAACCGCGTCTATCTGGAACGCGGAAAAGCCAGATTGGTGGGGCTCGGCCGCGGATTCGCCTGGCTGGACACCGGAACCCATGACTCGCTGCTCCAGGCGGGCCAGTATGTGCAGCTTCTGGAACAGCGCCAGGGCGTGCGGATCGCCTGTCTCGAGGAGATAGCCTTCCGCATGGGGTTCATCGACGCCGCCGCCTGCTATGAGCTCGGTGCGGAGCTCAGCAAGACGGACTACGGACAATATCTGATGGATATCGCGGCCAATAACCGCTGA
- a CDS encoding helix-turn-helix transcriptional regulator, which translates to MVFSSARARQFDAQFERLRRAFSRCLSGEAGIVLVEGAVGCGKTHTLEAVTAHAAKAGALVLKAYGTSADRAPLGTLRQLLDSPRLPKATADHLRRALDHGALDAAPPRETPGGDPVGANPTHVQGAREFRAALHELASREPVVVCVDELQLVDAASLQYLLYLATRSRSAKLLMVFAQATDSERQDAVFNTELLRQPNFQRLRLERLSWDETAHLLTTRLGLPDSTDVAYTWYEVSGGNPLLLRAVIDDYRTAGAPPRRSRAVEPVVGDMFVQAVLTCVYRSGRTVSRLAEGIAVLGASASLELLGRLLRVGPAGTRRGVAALDAAGLVAGLAFRHPYVEAAVLEDMDPEIRLDMNRRAAVLLHQGGGATLAVARHLLAAQAADEPWAVPLLRDAAQQALAEDDAKLAVACLELAYAACADEELRAGIRIGTAGIMWRLNPSASERMLEEPLAALYADRLPASHIGRLIELLLAHGRIEEARGAIGRLNAVMSNAGPTSMSQFRLTARWAQESGAQDRAPGAAARQGEDGGASRTQLRSRRPSALSTITAAFSGFFGRGGSEESPVAAAEKVLEVSPLTDATFEPIVNSVNALVYAGRPDKAAPWCDALMEEAERRRAPGWRAIFASIRAEIALRQGNLVESAAYATTALEIVPGRDGSVFIGGPLASQILAYTEMGKHDAAARHLSRPVPEALFKSIYGLGYTRARGRYYLATNRINAALGEFLMAGRLAQLWELDQPALLPWRSDAAEAWLELGDREKAANLVSEQLARNGAGDSRVRGVSLRLLAAAGDIENRSRLLGQAVEELQCSGDRLELARALDDLGRTLRGSGELGRADAIMGRAWRMAKECGAEELCARIRLDSGLEARDPRPVVRPVSGPLGPKPAVPPSLGTKLSESEARVAALAVDGYTNREIAASLFITISTVEQHLTRVYRKLNIRSRQQLPTALRAQVDEIA; encoded by the coding sequence ATGGTGTTTTCATCGGCCAGAGCCAGACAATTCGACGCGCAATTCGAGAGACTTCGGCGAGCGTTTTCCAGATGTCTGTCCGGAGAGGCGGGCATCGTACTCGTCGAGGGTGCGGTCGGTTGTGGCAAGACCCATACGCTCGAAGCCGTCACGGCCCATGCGGCGAAGGCCGGAGCCCTCGTCCTCAAGGCATACGGAACCTCGGCCGACCGGGCCCCGCTCGGCACACTGCGCCAGCTCCTGGACTCGCCCCGGCTGCCCAAGGCGACCGCCGACCATTTGCGCCGGGCACTCGACCACGGCGCCCTCGACGCCGCACCGCCCCGGGAAACCCCTGGTGGCGACCCCGTCGGCGCGAATCCCACCCATGTCCAGGGAGCCCGGGAGTTCCGCGCCGCCCTCCATGAACTCGCCTCCCGTGAACCGGTGGTGGTCTGCGTCGACGAACTCCAACTCGTCGACGCGGCGTCACTTCAGTACCTGCTGTACCTGGCGACCCGTTCACGCTCCGCCAAACTCCTCATGGTGTTCGCACAGGCGACGGACAGCGAACGACAAGACGCCGTCTTCAATACCGAACTGCTGCGCCAGCCCAATTTCCAGCGGCTGCGACTGGAGCGGCTGTCCTGGGATGAGACGGCACATCTGCTCACCACTCGGCTGGGACTTCCGGATTCCACCGATGTCGCCTACACCTGGTATGAGGTGAGTGGCGGTAATCCGTTGTTGCTACGCGCGGTGATAGACGATTACCGCACCGCGGGAGCGCCGCCACGGCGCAGCCGCGCAGTGGAACCCGTGGTGGGCGACATGTTTGTGCAGGCCGTACTCACCTGCGTCTACCGCAGCGGGCGCACCGTCTCCCGGCTGGCCGAGGGCATCGCGGTGCTCGGGGCGTCCGCCTCCCTCGAACTCCTCGGCCGGCTGCTGCGCGTCGGCCCCGCCGGAACCCGCCGCGGAGTCGCCGCGCTGGACGCGGCGGGCCTCGTCGCCGGTCTGGCCTTCCGCCACCCGTATGTCGAGGCCGCGGTGCTGGAGGACATGGACCCCGAGATCCGGCTGGACATGAACCGGCGCGCCGCCGTCCTCCTGCACCAGGGCGGTGGGGCGACCCTCGCCGTGGCCCGCCATCTGCTCGCCGCGCAGGCCGCCGACGAGCCCTGGGCGGTGCCGCTGCTGCGGGACGCCGCGCAACAGGCGCTCGCCGAGGACGACGCCAAGCTCGCGGTGGCCTGCCTGGAGCTGGCGTACGCGGCCTGCGCGGACGAGGAGCTGCGGGCCGGGATCAGGATCGGCACCGCCGGGATCATGTGGCGGCTCAACCCCTCGGCGTCCGAGCGGATGCTGGAGGAGCCGCTGGCCGCGCTGTACGCCGACCGGCTGCCCGCCTCCCATATCGGGCGGCTGATCGAGCTGTTGCTCGCCCACGGCCGGATCGAGGAGGCGCGCGGCGCCATCGGCCGGCTCAACGCCGTCATGAGCAACGCGGGACCCACGTCGATGTCCCAGTTCCGGCTGACCGCCCGCTGGGCCCAGGAGTCCGGCGCGCAGGACCGGGCCCCCGGAGCCGCGGCGCGCCAGGGCGAGGACGGCGGTGCCTCCCGTACCCAGCTCAGGTCCCGCAGGCCCTCCGCGCTGTCGACGATCACCGCGGCGTTCAGCGGCTTCTTCGGCCGCGGCGGGAGTGAGGAGTCCCCGGTGGCCGCGGCGGAGAAGGTGCTCGAGGTCTCGCCGCTCACCGATGCCACCTTCGAGCCCATCGTCAACTCGGTGAACGCGTTGGTGTACGCGGGCCGCCCGGACAAGGCGGCGCCGTGGTGCGACGCGCTGATGGAGGAGGCCGAGCGGCGCCGGGCGCCGGGCTGGCGGGCCATCTTCGCCTCGATCCGCGCGGAAATCGCCCTGCGGCAGGGCAATCTCGTGGAGTCGGCGGCCTATGCGACCACTGCCCTGGAGATCGTGCCCGGCCGCGACGGAAGCGTCTTCATCGGCGGCCCCCTGGCCAGCCAGATCCTTGCGTACACGGAGATGGGCAAGCACGACGCGGCGGCGCGGCATCTGAGCCGCCCGGTCCCCGAGGCGCTGTTCAAGAGCATCTACGGACTGGGCTACACCCGCGCCCGCGGCCGCTACTACCTGGCCACCAACCGCATCAACGCGGCGCTCGGCGAATTCCTGATGGCCGGCCGGCTCGCCCAGCTGTGGGAGCTCGACCAGCCGGCGCTGCTGCCCTGGCGGTCGGACGCCGCCGAGGCATGGCTGGAGCTCGGCGACCGGGAGAAGGCCGCCAACCTGGTCTCCGAGCAACTGGCCAGGAACGGCGCCGGGGACTCCCGGGTCCGCGGCGTCTCCCTGCGGTTACTGGCCGCGGCGGGAGACATCGAGAACCGCTCCCGGCTGCTCGGCCAGGCCGTCGAGGAGCTGCAGTGCTCCGGCGACCGCCTGGAGCTGGCCCGGGCGCTGGACGATCTGGGACGTACGCTGCGCGGATCCGGGGAGCTGGGGCGGGCCGACGCCATCATGGGCCGGGCCTGGCGGATGGCCAAGGAGTGCGGCGCCGAGGAGCTGTGTGCCCGGATCCGCCTCGACTCCGGTCTGGAGGCCCGCGATCCACGGCCGGTGGTGCGGCCGGTGTCCGGACCGCTCGGCCCGAAACCGGCGGTGCCGCCATCCCTGGGCACCAAGCTCAGTGAATCCGAGGCCCGGGTGGCCGCCCTGGCGGTGGACGGTTATACGAACCGGGAAATAGCCGCCAGCCTGTTCATCACCATCAGTACGGTGGAACAGCATTTGACGCGGGTGTACCGCAAGCTGAATATCAGGAGTCGGCAGCAGCTGCCGACCGCGCTCCGGGCCCAGGTGGACGAAATCGCCTGA
- a CDS encoding 3-hydroxyacyl-CoA dehydrogenase family protein, whose translation MAQRFPTVAVFGLGTTGRHLVDALVRGGRRVIAVERDEPALRRGRAGVAAPDSAVEFTTDPAAAARADLVVEAVPERLETKRGLLARAHADCPPETVFATTTTGLPVTEIAVGSGRTDRTVGLHLFPLGPDREQPAVEVVGTPLTADAVLADVRELVRDLGRIPVRVADRPGFVGGALTMAYLNNAVAMYERRYASRDSIDTAMTLGCGLPMGPLAQLDAMGLDTARDSLEALYERTGDPRYAPAPTLAHMVSAGLLGVKAGRGFYEYEAGGAARGGETDGLGEPVPARAVRRIGVVGSGTMAVGIAEVCARSGYPTVLVARSETRAEEATAAVERSLERGVRRGKLAPELLTEAMGRLTAGCELQALGACDLVIEAVAEDIDVKRAVFADLDRVCAPGAVLATSTSSLPVIECAMATRRPEDVIGMHFFNPAPVMRLVEVVHTVLTSKEALGTAHAVAAALGKRAVDCPDRAGFIVNALLFPYLNSAVTMLEEGWATADDIDTVMAAGQGYPMGPLRLLDVIGLDVSLAIQRTLHGTFRDPALTPARHLRRLVEAGHLGRKGGRGLHRHER comes from the coding sequence ATGGCACAGCGCTTCCCCACCGTCGCGGTGTTCGGGCTCGGCACCACCGGTCGCCACCTCGTGGACGCCCTGGTCCGCGGCGGCCGGCGGGTGATCGCCGTGGAGCGGGACGAACCGGCCCTGCGGCGCGGCCGGGCGGGGGTGGCCGCGCCGGATTCCGCCGTCGAGTTCACCACCGACCCGGCGGCCGCCGCCCGGGCCGATCTGGTGGTCGAGGCGGTCCCGGAACGGCTGGAGACCAAGCGCGGGCTGCTCGCCCGCGCCCACGCCGACTGCCCGCCGGAGACGGTGTTCGCCACCACGACCACCGGACTCCCGGTGACCGAGATCGCCGTCGGCTCCGGGCGGACCGACCGCACGGTGGGGCTGCACCTCTTCCCGCTCGGCCCCGACCGCGAGCAGCCGGCGGTGGAGGTGGTGGGCACCCCGCTCACCGCGGACGCGGTCCTGGCCGACGTCCGGGAGCTGGTCCGCGACCTGGGCCGGATCCCGGTGCGGGTGGCCGACCGGCCGGGCTTCGTCGGGGGCGCGCTCACCATGGCGTACCTCAACAACGCGGTGGCCATGTACGAGCGGCGCTACGCCTCGCGCGACAGCATCGACACCGCCATGACCCTGGGCTGCGGACTGCCGATGGGGCCGCTGGCCCAGCTGGACGCCATGGGCCTGGACACCGCGCGGGACTCTCTGGAGGCGCTGTACGAGCGCACCGGCGATCCGCGGTACGCGCCCGCGCCCACCCTGGCCCATATGGTGTCCGCCGGTCTGCTCGGAGTGAAGGCGGGCCGCGGCTTCTACGAGTACGAGGCCGGGGGCGCGGCGCGGGGCGGGGAGACGGACGGTCTGGGTGAGCCGGTACCGGCCCGTGCGGTGCGGCGGATCGGGGTGGTGGGCTCGGGCACGATGGCCGTCGGGATCGCGGAGGTGTGCGCGCGCTCCGGCTATCCGACGGTGCTGGTGGCCCGGAGCGAGACGCGGGCGGAGGAGGCCACGGCCGCCGTGGAGCGCTCGCTGGAGCGCGGGGTGCGGCGCGGCAAGCTGGCGCCCGAACTGCTCACCGAGGCGATGGGCCGGCTGACCGCCGGCTGTGAACTCCAGGCGCTCGGCGCCTGCGATCTGGTGATCGAGGCCGTGGCGGAGGACATCGACGTCAAGCGGGCCGTCTTCGCCGATCTGGACCGGGTGTGCGCACCGGGCGCGGTGCTCGCCACCTCCACCTCCAGCCTGCCCGTGATCGAGTGCGCGATGGCGACGCGGCGGCCCGAGGACGTCATCGGGATGCACTTCTTCAACCCCGCCCCGGTGATGCGGCTGGTCGAGGTGGTGCACACCGTGCTGACCTCCAAGGAAGCGCTCGGCACGGCGCACGCGGTGGCCGCGGCGCTCGGCAAGCGTGCGGTGGACTGCCCGGACCGGGCCGGTTTCATCGTCAACGCCCTGCTCTTCCCCTATCTGAACAGCGCGGTGACGATGCTCGAGGAGGGCTGGGCCACCGCCGATGACATCGACACGGTGATGGCGGCCGGGCAGGGCTATCCGATGGGCCCGCTGCGCCTGCTGGATGTGATCGGCCTGGATGTCTCGCTCGCCATCCAGCGCACCCTGCACGGCACCTTCCGGGATCCGGCCCTGACCCCGGCCCGTCATCTTCGGCGGCTGGTCGAGGCGGGTCACCTGGGCCGCAAGGGCGGGCGGGGGCTGCACCGCCACGAGCGATGA